aaggatgataaagaagcaccTGCTTGAGCTgatggcatctgtaaagtcacgttttctgagctacatcgtagacagcACAGCTATAAGGgctggttgcattgtactcaggctcccgccgtaccactgcgaatttaatcccattgagcttgtgtggaccaaggtcaaaaatggcatcgctgcggacaacatagacttcaagctgtccacggttgacgtcatcttgagggagaaaatcaagcaggtaacggcggaagactggaggaagagcattcagcacgtgatggacttggaggcaaagttcagacttgacacgtctgggagtgtcacattcaacccatcatcatccagctgggtgaagacgacactgaagaaagcgactccgactgcgagctgtctggcattgagccactcgacgaagcataaaggcttcttattaacaaaagaacaggccttattagggctaccaaaattttgccagtgggttcgcaacagccaaccatccattccaagacttctcaaataaataagcagttccatttatgacatattccttataatagaagctcaattctgataagcaacgtcctgcgcacattgtgctcgatttaagaagtcgcatagaaacacatttaaatgctggcatatctgaattgaaacactcttgttaaccctgattatcgttggcgggctcaaaatgctcattcggacagccaccgtcgagtttgacgcgccccatagtgaaatagcagcagtcagagcagGCTGATGGTTcggttagcagtctgcactggaaatcacagtcatgtcatagcgagtggtggtgaaatagcagcagacaacacgaaactgacagccactgtcagcagcttgaataccaaagcacattcatgtggtttcattgtttactttgttatctggctcacacaagtaatgcgaataagagaacaaagataagacatcattagcttagtgaggcctaaaatgctcattcaggcagccaccgtcgagtttgacgcgccccatagtgaaatagccgTAGGCGGAGCGCGCTTTATGGCttcgttagcagtctgcactgaaaattgaagtgttgtcatagccaattttcaatttattaatctgactcgagcaagtaatgcgaatgcaagcacaattattaacgtgattaactttgctagcatttttttgtcatatttagtTACCGGAAAAaggctcagtaaagttgaacgtgttttagtgtgtcactttgttcatttcaagccgtaggcaaagtgacggacagattcagacagtgatattggggaagtaataaatggtgaaagttgcagaagctctcacagcactgctttgctggactccattcactagaaaactgcctttgtaatgatgaaagcgtcaagacaggaaatgataccccactgcacaatgttatatatgtgtaccacaacatgtgacgggcagcaaaaccatctgtttattaagactgaatgcaacaacatagcaaggtgctctttcacaatatggcaccttttcatgtgcacttctggcaagctaccatatgcactgatgcataaacacattaacaggggtaagagacgaagtaaatgtgcaagccacgtgatgcttttaacattttgtatccgtcaatgtttctgttgtcacagctgatagaactttctttggtgcaagttggttagtCACATTcccaggtagcacaaacccaTCTAGAAGACGTCTACATTTGGGCTTATTCAAGCCAAGAGGTTGTCTACAATCCGGCTTGTACAAGCTGAGCAATAGCCTTAGAACTCCACAAGCACTCCTGAAGCCAAGCTAATGCTCCCTCCGTATTCGTCTTGGGGAAGTCTTGGCAAGCTGTTCGTTAGACTACGTGTAGAACTTACGTATGAAGGCTTATTTTGCTTTCCCAAGGAAATATCTGCAAAAATTTGCTAATAATTTGCTTGTTGTCTACTAACTCAGATTGCTGGTATATGTATGCTTTTCATGGAACCGGCGACATGTCTCAGGTTTTGTAGGAAATATGCAGCTGCCTTTTCAAAATATTGCATTGTTGCTCGTTCATAGGCAgccttttatttaaaaaaatgtccAAGACACAGAAAAATCAGCAACATAAAGAATTTATTTTTTCCAACTATGTAAAGTGACTAGAATATATGGTGGCAGTCCCAGTGTCTTCTGAAGCCTGCTGACCTGTatcagtaaaaaagaaaaaggcaggtTCATCTAGAGCACTCAAAACCAGTAAAGAGAGACTAAATACTTTAAGTACAAATGCAACTGGCATTTGACATACTGCAGAAAAATTTGCAATGACGTTAGATAAACAGAAAAAGGCCTTGCCCCATTGACAGCTTTCAAGGGTATAGAACAGTACAGGTTCTCTAATGCACACACCACTTTAACCACCACAAGGGTGATGTGCGTGTTAACCATAGCAGTTGTGAAACTGAAATTTTTTTATGACCTCAGTTAACACTAAGGATGCACAGCAGCTTGTTTTCTGCCAGGTTTCAAGCGGCTGTCACAAGAATGCATGCACAATGGCATAAGAACAAATATACAACAAAAACAAGCACCATCACTTAGGGGTGAAAAAATATATATGAGAAGTGAAGCAAGACCATCAATAACTTGGCGGCATAAGAATGGTGGTAGAATATTTGTATAACTCACTCTATAATTTGAAACTTCTATGCATGTTCCACCAAAGAATGCGCTATGTTCTTTTGGTGCCTGGAAATGAAGAATAATTATTATAGCTTACCACTACGTTGCACCCCGTAAACAAGCAGTCCTGAACGTCAATTGTAActgcaataattgcattctagACTCTACTTTAGGTTCCCAAAATTTAATGGTCTAAATTATAACCTATCAGAAAGTATACTTCCCTATGACCACAGTAATGCATGGTGTGGAAACAGCATGCATATATGGTTCTTGGAAATTACATCGCAGCTGACAGTTGGCATAAACACATTTTAGAAAGACAAAGTATTAATCTTACATTGTGCACTGCAATGACTCCTATATAGAACCAACAGCCAAGTTTAACGTGATGTAAATGGCTACATTACCTAGGTAATAACATAAGAATATTTCTGTATAACAACGAGCTTAATGTAACATGCTGACCTCTTAGCTGCTCGCAGACTGCAATTTTTCAGCCAGGCAGCTGCTGCTTGACGAATGGCATGGGTTGTTGCACTTGCACACATAGGATCACTTCGAATCGCCTCTGAAATACCAAACCACTTAGACAATGCAAATAGCACACAATATCAGCTTTCCAACTGACATTCAACCCATTACCTGCTACTGACACTTCTGAAATTACATATCGTTACTAAGGTATCGGTTTATTGACAAGATAAAAATACATGCATGTAGCAACTGAAGGGATAACTACTCCAATCCAATCAACCACCAAGACCATGCACCCACTCCACTTCTTTCGTTGGTACCACTGCACATTGCTGCGGAATTTTCTTTGGGGCCCACAAAGCTCACCTAGTAAGCTAAAGGTGGTTTCTACTAGATATACACTAAATAAAATTTTGTGACAAATCTGTTCTGCAGTAGACTGCAAGGTGGACGAAGGTTCATGAAAGAGAGAATTGTCAGTCACCCGGCTATAGTTATAGTCgcatggacatttttttttctatgaataAAATTTGTCCACAATTTTCAAAAAATTCCAAACACCGCATATTTTGAGAGTAAGTCACTACACTGATGCAGACAAACAGCAGCTCTGTAACCTTACCTTCAATGACACTGTACACATGCAAGTCTCTTAGGCTCTTTTTTTGCCGCTGGCCTAGTGTGCTGAACTTCGCTCCCAAGTCGTCTGTGAAGACAGCGCGCAGAATGCCTGCAGTGAGGCTTCTTAAATCCCGGCCCCCAATGAGTGAGAGTCGTCGTATCTGGATTAAAAAAAAGCACCCATACATTGAACATGGCTATTCAATAAATGTACTAAGGCAGGAATGAAAGCCCCATAAACCGTAAGACTGAACAGCAAATCACACTAAACAAGCATGCTTTCAATATACTGTTATTACAGCAATTTGCACACATTAAATCAGAAAAAATGTAAACTAGCCATATTATAAAAATAACTAGAGACTATTACGTATACATCAAAAAACTTAAAGCCAGAAATAGTAGATATAATAATGCGGACACTTCATCATGCATTGAAAAGCATTAGCTTTACCCAACACAAGTTTTTTATAGAAATTCCCACGTACTGTAATTTTATAAACCTTACAAGATGAGTTCGAAGGGCAGGATCAGAGCTCAGCCTGGACTCCAAGGTAGCCAGATTTTCCATGTCCCCCAAGGGCAGGTTGCAATTGGCCACTCCCATTTCACCATTTtcattcggaatactaagagctGCTAGCAACCTTTCATTTTGATGTTTTACAGTCTTCACGTCTCTCATTATTACGTAAATGTCTGAAAGCACTGAAATAAAACAAGATAGGAGTCATGAACATTTTGACAGCTAGGACAGATGCTAACATGCTGCACGATGCATCTTCAGCATGTATGAGTGTGCAAACCTTTTTTTTCAAAGCTGGTACTGCTCCTAGCAGTGACTGTTCGATCCTGCACCACTTGATTTAGTGCAAGGTCCCATCCCAGCTCCTCGGAAATGGAGTTGTCATTCCTTGTTTCAGGTGCGAAATGACTTGGGATTATGTTACTGCTATTGGCAATTGCTGAAATGCTGGCCTCGCTGCACCGGGTAGCATTATATTGGGAAGTGCTTGCACTGGGCAGACTGTCATGTTTTTCCTTTGCATTTTCTCCAGGATGAAAAAGAACTGCATGATTTACTTGGGTAGGCTTCCTTGCACTTGAAATAGGAAGGCAGAATGAAATATGCAAGGCAGTCAGGAAAAGTACAACGAACAAAATACCAAGATAATGAAGCCTagcagaacttgttgctgggcgagttagTACATCTTGACAACAGACAGAACATGTGTGCTTTTTCCTATTACCAAGACAATGTTTTTGCATTGCTCATACACATGTGCTACTTTAATTAGTAGTGATATTTACTGCTAAGTTATTTAAAGCATTGGGGGAAGATATCTAATAAACCTGAGTTCACAGACATAGGAATAAATATAAAAAGGGTGCAGCTGACATGCTGCCTACTAACCACTATCCTGTGCTAACCTGTTGAATAGCATTATGCTCTATGTCCCAGTGGATAAATCTGCACCTTTTATATATGTCATGCTAGAGCAGACAGCTCGAGATTAATTTTAACCCTCGAGTTATTTAAGCATGAAATAAGTTTAACTACACTGGTGCTTTAAAGTTCTGTTTACAAAGAAATGTGGCCCATTAAAAAATTCTGCacttttacatgccaaaaccatgatatgctTATGATGTACACTATAGTGCGGGACTCTGGATTGATtgtgaccacctgtggttctttaccatgcacctacATATATGTACACGTGTGTTcatgaatttcgcccccatcgaaatgcagccactatgtccacgaccttgtgcttagcagctaAACACCATAGGCGCTAAGCCACTGCAGCGGGTTTGGCCAACAAGGCAATGATCAGACCGCAACTTGGAAACCAGCAGCACAGCACCCTATTCACAGAACTACCACAGCGGGTTCTGTATTATTTGAAGTAGTCGCACAAAATGTCAAAAGCTTAAAGGAAGCCAGCTTTAAGCAAAATAAGTTGCCAGACTCTTAGCAAGTTGCTATTATAAATCATAGAAGGTATTTTTAATCTTAAAATGCATCACCTTTTCATAAATGCACGTCTGCATGCCCAAGTACGCCATACTAGAAGTTGTATGCCAAGGTAGTACAAAGCAGGCTGTCAGAACGTTGCCTACCTTTGCGATTTGCAAGGTATGTCTTCTAGACCACTCTCATCACTCTCATCACTCCAATATATTCTGCGAAATTTCTTTCGCTTCCCACGGCCTCTTTCTGCAAAAAAGGTACCTTTATGTGTGACATAGGTGAACTGCTAACATATTTACTATCAACTCCGCTAAAAAGAATGAGGCAGCTCAAAAATTTTCCTAAACTTGAAGACAATTTTACCGTACAAACTTTTTTATATGCAGCATAACAACAATCCGGTGTTACACATAACAAATGTGACTTGATAAATTGGACAAGTCATGCAAGCATAAGTACTTAGCATTTCAGGTTTTTTATTAGCCTTGAAATGGTTGTAAATACTAACCAGGCTCGTAGCAAGGAATTGTTTTTTTCCTGGGGgtgggcacttgctgaaggccttgactatttgaggaaagcacctatttttcagcaATTATTTTTGGCAAAGGTCAcaacttcgccccccccccccagctacGGGCCTGGTACTAACAACCTATTTCAAATGTGTACTTCTGCATTTCTGAGACAAACAACTTGCCTACATTTGCCCATGTGAAAGCACCAACACAGGACACATTAAGTTACCTTGCAGTAATTTTTAACAACTGTAATCTTATAAACTTCATTAGGAGCTTGTGGTAAACAAATTGCTTGCTTGTCATTCACCTCAGCAGGTAGCAGTTTTCAATTTAAGAGGATTATGAAAACGCATGGTGCTGCAGTGTTACCTTCATCGCCAGACGAACGAACGTTGTCAGTGTCCTCAGCCTGTGGCAGCCAACTACGTGCCTTTTCGTATGAGGCTGCAAAATAGTTCACAAGAAAGTCGGAATGAGGAGCAGCAGACTTTTGAGTGCATTCCTTGTAGCAAAAACATTAGTCGCTTGAGATGGCAAGCATACTATTGCATTCAGTATAacctgcaatgcacaagtgggtGGCAATTGCACTCTTTTAAGTTGTACAGTGGTGTCACTAGCACCGTGTTCCCAGCGTAAAGGGTGAGTGTGCAGCTGTTCTTGTTTCGTACATAACCCTTTCTTTGTCATGAGAAAAAGATAAGGAATAAACCAAGCACAAGCTTTCGAGTTGAGGGCAGCTATCCTTTCGAGAAGCACGAGCGAGACATTGTTTGCGTCCAAAGTGGCCACCGTCTGTCTTTGTCATTTAGCGCACTAAACTGGAAGAGAGGGCAAAAGCAGGCATGAAGGGTGATGATGTTTGAAACAAGAGCAGCTGCACACTCTCCAAAGTTCATAATACAATGCGCAATTAGCGCTATTATCCAACCTGGGAGAGCACTTTTCCTCACAAGTTGTGGGTCATGTTAGAGTACATTTATTTGGATATCCCTGTGTTGTAGACTTCTCAAATGAATTTATACAAGGAACTTCTTTTCTCACTCAACTACTTTTAGTTATACTATGTGATGCCAATAATTCACACGCACTGCCAATAATTCATACATTCATAAAAAGAAGGTAGTACTTACATTCCAGCCTAAGAAGGACTATCTTGTAACGAGTGAAAGATCCATTTGGAGGGTCTGCACGCATTGCAGCTTGCACAATGTTTTTAGGATGTAAATGGCCTGGCCACATACAATGATCACCATCCACCCATCCAGTTGGCACAACAGCGACCGTGTTGTCCACTTCAAAGCGGACTACTGCAAACATCTGAATTGAAGTAATATGCCCTGATGCTATGTTTCTGTAAATAATTTCCAGGAGCAATACAACAAACATAAGAAAATGAGGCCCGCCAAGTTTGCAACTGTAATATAGTGCAAATTGCATATGCACTGTGTAAAATATAAGACACAATTTAAAAGATGAGCAATGTTTTGTACAAAACacaattgtaaaaaaaagaatCATACTCCCATATTGCAGAACCTTTGTCTGTAGCACATTTTATTAACTAATAAGACAATAAATGTGCACATGTACATCAATAGCGATAAAGAAATTAAGGAAATTTTGTCCCATGCATTACATATGCTAATCAAAGCAGTATTTTGGAATATGTACCCACCGCTATATCATAACAGCCATTGAAACCCTACAAGCACCATGCATGATGCTAATTAACATAGTACAGGTGAAAGTCGAACAAGTGatgaaaaaaaacacaaaatgcAACGATAAATAGTTTGCAAGCTTTTCTTTGATAATTCAACAAGAAAGCACTGTTCAGCACTATAGAGCAAACAGGGGCAGTTACCAGAAGCTTCTGGGCACAGACTTGCTTCATTAAACCAAGTGCAAGAGTGCTAAGAAAAAATCTTGACATGCAACAAAAAAATTCACTGCTAAGAAAGAGTTCAACAAGGCTTTCAGTCATTTTCACTTCATTGGAGCTTTACAAATCATTTACACCTAAAGTAAGTCATTGTAAGGCAGGCAGttcaaaagcatttgatgctATTACTAATGGGTAGTGTCTGAATGAACCAACCACAACACAATGTGTGCATTTGGAACTTTGCCATGTGGAAACAGTACACATTTGGATTGTATTTCACTTAATGGCCATGCTGTGAGCTTTGAAAGCCCATAAGCTACCACAACACCCAGTTCTGATGACTTCATAGGTTTATCAAAAAGGTTATCCAATGTTTCAAACTTTCTACCTATCAAAACTTCATTACCACCTTCGTCAAATGCGAAGTTCGCAACAAGCACTACACTAGAGTCGGACAGCATGCAACAGTTGTCAGCCACAGTGCTACTGAGTGTGAAGTTTGGAAAAACTGCAACGCTATGCTCAGGACCCTTGCAAAATGGTAGAAGAGGACCGTCTGCATGAGGCTGCTTTAGCACAACAGCTCTTGTGTGCTGAACTCCCTTTAGGCTGCATAGTTCTCCCTGGGCCATCAGCTCACAAATTCGTCTACACACTTCTTCCAGTGGTCTTTTTCCACTCCGGACCAGTCTTTTCAATCTCTGCAGGAAGCTTTCTCCAGCAAAGGCACTGAAGTTATCCAAGCAGCCATACATTAACACATCATTTGGGAGATGGATTAAACCGTGAACATTATAGCTCTTTTGATGATGACCATAGAGCCTGCCGAAATGATTTACAAAATAGCGAAGTAACTGTTGAGCATACCCATTCAAGGACATGCAAAGAGAAGGTGATGCAAGGACACGGATAGCAGTGTGTAAAACGAGGAAGTGCTCATAATTCTTGCGAGGCAAGACAGCCTTCAAAACAATAGGACCGGCATAAAGAAGGAAAGCACGCAATTCAGTTGCCTTCCACCGATCAATGTATTTCAAAGCTCGTAGTGGGCGAACAAACTCTGAACACCAATGGCTTTTCAGATCAAGAAGAGACTTTGAAATTAAGTTAAGACCTGAAGAAGGTAGTCGATAGGGCACATCACCCTTCGTCCAGAGAAGTAGCATCTTTTTCATTACTCCAATGCATACCAGGTGCATGTAATCTAGTGGAAATTTAGAAACGAGTCCTATTGGAAGCTGCTCAAGGACAGTGCTATTCACATGGTGGTCTGGATGCGTGCGACGTGAGAAATCATCATCTGTGCGAAGTGGAGCATCTATACCATTGTACACAACCCTACGTTCAATGAACTCTCCCTTTTCTGTGCACTTAGTGCAGCTGAAGTATCCAGAGTGGGTTTTTACACCGAGTACGAACGCACGTGCGGGAGCATCGCAAATAAATGCCTTGACCTCTAAACTAAACATCTTGCCCTTTACACGCAACCCATCCTGCAAAAGATCACACAATTCATTGACAAAAGGCGAAAGAAATACATCTGCACAATCTGGCTTAGTGTCGCCGTGGTAGCAGCCTATGACAAACACGCCACTGTTTGGGATGTTTTCTGCTTTGCCTAAAATAGGCCATAACTGGCTTGCGGAGCTCTTTGTCAAAGGCAGACCGTCAACAAAAAACATTAGCTTAACACACGATGGAATAGCTGAAATATCATGGGCAGACAAAAGCAGATTGTTCAGGCAGGTGCTTATTCCTATATGCACATATTTTCCAGGAGGTACAGTCACAATGTCAAGAGTTCTGGGTGTTGACAATAGTGTTCTTGCATCAGAAGGCATATCTACAAAGCAACTACAACAATTATGCGTCTTCAACTTGTTCAAAAGTTGGCTCAAAGCTGTATGTGTCACATTGTTTTGACACGCCCAACGAGCCAAGAAATGTTTGATGCTTTCGCCACTGCCATTTTGTTGGCTATCCACACGAATTAAATCACTACAACCAGATTCATCATCACATGTTACAAATGGTGAAGGGACATGCACTGTGCTGATATTTTCACCACTGTCATCATTGTGCTGGTTACCTACACAAACTGGATCACTATAACCAGCTTCATCAGAAAATGTTTCGGATGATGAAGAGACATGCACCATACTGGGCGATGAACAGTCAGCACCAGTGTTGCAATTTATCGTGCAGACTGGCAAGACATGAGCTGGATGCAATACATTCAGTGAGCTAATACGACTTTCTTCTGAAGTAGGCCACTTCGAGCATCCTGGCTGTGGATTAACAGACACGAAGCCCGTTGTCTCCCGACTGCATGTTTGCTGATCTGTCTCTCCAGCAAACTGAAGGCTCACAACCTCAAGCTGCTCCTTATCAGCTAGTTCTCTCACACGCCGCCGTTTCTGCCAGCGTGAAAGTTCATGGAAATCTTTTTTTCGCCGACCACTCATTTTTCAAATGTCGAACACGTACGATCACTAGGCCAAGTTGCTGTGATGCTCCAGGCTAGTTCCAAAGCCAGGTgtccttcaagaaaaaaaaatgatatcaaAAAAGTATTTCCTGCAACGGTAATAATTCACAGTAATTTCGTTTTATTTTCATGCCGGTttgctttttatttttgctttacaAAGTGGCATAGAAGTGTCCATGCAATGGGTCAGATAGACGTGGATATACATATACGTGGATATATACAGTTCCTAGACCGTCGGCTAACATGACTGGGCTGATACATTACATACATGGCAAAATAATGACAGTGAATGGTATAGTTCGTCTTTATATAATCACAGCACCAATGTTGTCTAGCAGTCTGTAGCTGTCTAGCAGTCTTTGACCATGCGAAACAACGCAGTAACtcgggcagtggcgcaccgacgaagggggggggggggttcgggtgttgtaaccccccaccagtccaacgtgtaccttcagtactttgttcacattgtcattacagtTCAGGTGGCTTGAGgccgaattttcctgattaacacaAACATTCTATCAATGTCTTGTATTtgctcattcactcttaaattactgtgagtaaaatgctgaagaaataaacatcgtcatcatccttggtgtcattatattattaggCATTtaatttgctgttggattcctctggctaaagcaaggaaattgcatattatgcaaagtgcttgcttgcccccccccccttcccccttgcagagatcctgggtgcgctactgaactCAGCGAAAAGCAGTTTCAGATGTATTCATTTCAGAATGAACAGCTGATGGCATTGAATGATCCTGCATAAGTTAAAAACGTTATCTGAACGCCAAGAGCTGAATTATTACGATAATTGTGCTTGCGCAAAATCGGACGCGCCGCGAGAAAACCTGAAACTACCAACATGCACAAATAATCAATCCACCATCACAAAACTTGCCTTTCGCACACGCGCGGACGTGCGAAAGACCGCACGTAACGCACAGAGGTGCGCAAATTCCGGATTACGTTGGGTCGCGAACCCAGTGTAAACCAAAATTTGTACACATATGTCCGCGTTTTTTACACGTCCACACATATGGGGGAGGCGGGCGTAATCGAGTGCTTaactaagaggaagctttagctcgtggGCTCCCattaaatacatgtaaaaggagaattcgttttccttgacaaccactgcaccacatttgacgagctttgttgcatttaaaagaaaaacttaaaatctgGTGGCTAGCAATTGGTTCCGAAGTTTTTATTTAggtggtaattttttttattaaaaatttaaaaaatcgcaaattttcataaaacgaaactatatcaagtttacaactctgtaactcagcaatgcaagatgatatcacaattctgtgcatTGCATCAATAGTACatttaaagtggacaaaattggtATATTATATGAATCTAAAAAATGAATATGGAAatgcagcttttgcagaaccctttaCACAACGTGTTGAACTCACGTAACatcatatcaaatttgtccgctttgaatgatctaacgGATGTCGTTTACAGAACCACGATAGCtgttgatgcagagctattaatttttTAACTTCGTACTTCTATTTTTTTGAACTTTCGAATTTCTgcaaattattttaaaaaaaattccggtcctaaatcgaaattccgcgtTCAACAGCCACTataatttaactttccctctcaAAGGCAACAAATTTTATCAAAATCGGTCCATatgttatctcagaaaagcgttcttgcgttttacatgtatttgaataggccgcatcGGAGTTGGACCCGAGCTCAAGCTTCCTCTTAACCAAGATTGTTATGGTTTTGAAATCTTGCAAAAACTTTCAAAATAGGTACATTTTGAACACTTACCCAACTGTAGCTGCACTCAAACGATGATGGATGGACGCACAGCATGCAAAAAAGTTCCAATCACGGAGGTGCATACACGGACACGCGCGCAATGGCGACCCGTTAGACAAAGTATGGTAGAGAAAGCGCGCGAAAGCTAGCGTTGGAAGTG
The DNA window shown above is from Dermacentor silvarum isolate Dsil-2018 chromosome 1, BIME_Dsil_1.4, whole genome shotgun sequence and carries:
- the LOC125942610 gene encoding uncharacterized protein LOC125942610, producing the protein MRDVKTVKHQNERLLAALSIPNENGEMGVANCNLPLGDMENLATLESRLSSDPALRTHLIRRLSLIGGRDLRSLTAGILRAVFTDDLGAKFSTLGQRQKKSLRDLHVYSVIEEAIRSDPMCASATTHAIRQAAAAWLKNCSLRAAKRHQKNIAHSLVEHA